Below is a window of Planctomycetes bacterium MalM25 DNA.
TTCCGCAGTCAGAATTCTTGTTCCCTGCGATTGTCGCTTATTCCTTTTCTTCTGGTATCTACACACGATCCACACACTTTCGCGGCATGCTCGACGCCGTTGATCGGGTGCGGGTTTCACACGAGAGCGCGCGACGCGTAGCGTTGCGAGAACGTGTGACGCTTGGCCCAGAAATCGGCCAAGAGCTTTTCTGCAAGGAACAGGCCGACGGTCTTTCGGTGAAGCCGAACCGTCGTACAGCGCAACCAGAACGAAGGGGTGAGTGATGCGTGCGAACGTGAAGCACTTCGACGATCAAGGTCCCGGAACCGACGACCTCCGGAGGATCGACTTCTTGCCCAGCCCCGATCAGATCGCCGACGCGTGCGCGTCGATCCGATCGGCCTGGACCCTCAGCGAGAAGCGCCGCCGCTACGTCGGCGACCTGATGCCGGACGAGCCCGAATCGGTTTGGCGTCCGCCCGTGATCGATACGTCGCACTTCCGCCTCGCCGCCTCGGGGAACGAAGCGGCGTCCTGATCGCGATCAGGACGCGACCGCCAAGCACTCGGTCAACGCGGCGTACGCCTCGTCGCAAGAGTGACCCGCCGTGACACGCGAGTCGTTCGCGGCCCCGATCTCTTCGGCCCACGACCTCTCTTCCAACAGCCGGCGTGTGACCCGCGCCCAGGCGGCGCGGTCGCTCCACCCCGGCAGCAGGCCGGCGTCGAGCGACGGCGTGTCGAACAACGCTTCGCGTCCCGCCGCCGCGGCCATGACCAACGGTTTGCCCGCGGCCATCGCCTCGAGGGCGGGCGTCGGCGCGACGCCCCGCCCCGCCCCGACCCAAACGACGTCGGCCGCCGCGTAGAACGGCTTCAGGTCCGCCTGCCCGCCGAGCCAGGTAACAAGCCCCGGCTCGGTCGCCTGGGAGGCGAAACGCTGGCACGCGACCAGCGCGGGACCGTCCCCCACGACCAGCATCCGCAGGCCGGGACAGACGACCCGCACCACGTCCGCCGCCCAGGCCAGCTCATTCACGGCGCGCGGGCGATCGAGCCGGGCGACCGTCAGCAGGACCGGGGCGTCGTCCGCCACGTCGACTCCGCCCGAGCGCAGCCACCCCCGCATGGCGAGCTTCGCCGAACCGTCGGCTGGCCGGATTGCGGGGTCAATCGCGCTGGGCAAGCGCGACAGATCGTCGTCGGCCAGCGTCGCGTGCGGCGACACTTGGCCCCACGGGTGATGCAACCAGCGGACGCCGGTCGCCCGTTTGGCCAGCCGGCAGAAGGGCGCGGCCGCCGCTCCCCAGCCGACGAGCGCCTCGGGCCGCCGCCGACGGATCGTTCGCACCAGCCGCCGCAACGCGAACGGATCGAACGCCAGTCGGCGGCCGAGCCACTCGACCTCAACGCCCCCCGCGCGCAGCGCCCCGCCGACCGCGCCGGGCCGCTTCAACGAAGCGACCGCGACCGGGTCGCCCCGCTCAACGGCGGCGGTCGCCAGCAGCCGGAGCTGCGTTTGGGCGCCGCCGTAGTTGAGGTCGTCGATAACGTGAAGCTGTCGCACTTCCGTGTCGGGCTCACAGGGGATGAGCCGAAGGCGCTAGCCTCGGGCGCAATCGATCCGCGTCTCCTCGCGGGCCGAATCAGGCCAACGCGTTCGGCCAAGGGAAGCGGGCAAGCGACTCAGTGTACGTGAGCGGCTTGGTAATCCTTGCCCGTGTAGACCTTGTAGTACGCCTTGATCGCCTTGGTCAGCGCGTCGGCGGTCGCCGGGTCAGCGGCCTGCTTCGCCTTCATCGCGGCGACCGTGATGGCGTGCGACGCCTTGAGCTGGTCGACGTAGTTCGCGCTGTCCGCCTTGATGCGCTGGGCCAAGAAGTACGCGGCGATCGTCTCTTGGATGCTGGTGGCGTGCTGCTCCTTGGTCGTCACCCAGCGGGCGAGCTGGTTGTGGCCGGTCGCGTCGTGCGTGCCGGCCAGCTCGCCGATCTGCGCGATCGCCTTGGTGATGGTCTCCGCGTCTTCGAGCATCGAGTCGAACCGGCGTTGGTCGCCGTAGATGCCGCACGGCACCTGGCAGTGGGCGTCGGCTTGCTGCACGGAACCGGCCCCGGCGAGGGCGGCTAACACGAGCAGGCGGTTTAGCGTCAAAGCGGGACGGATCATGGCGGTCGGTGTGGGGTTCGGAGTGGGAGGCGTGGTGATGCGGGGCAAGGCCCTCGGGGCAATCTAAGCCGATCGGGCCGGCTCGACAAACCAGTTCGGGACGAAACCATGCTAGGCTACGCGCGAGTTCCCCTCCTCCTTTAGGAGGAGGGGTTAGGGGAGGAGGAGCGTCGGGTACCCGGGTTCCGCCCCCTCCCCTAGCCCCTCCCCCGCAAGCGGAGGAGGGGGAATCACGAACCGGCCCTTATCCCGCACTCCCCACACGGAGCCGCCCGATGACGCCCGTCTCGCTCTTTGACCTCTGGTTGCCGATCCTCGTCGCGGGGGTCGCGGTGCACGTGCTCAGCACGATCGCCTGGACCGCCGCCCCGCACCACAAGCCGGAGTGGAAGCCGCTGCCGCTCGACGACAACCTCTCGGCCGCCCTCAAGGGGACCGAGCCGGGCGAGCAGTACCTCATCACCACCGGCGAGCCGGGCGATATGGACCCGGGCAAGTGCCAGGGGATGCTGATCCGCTGGAGCCACACGCCGCACATGGGGAAGAACATCGGCATGACGCTCGCGTTCTTCCTGTTCACCGCATTCGCAATCGGCTACCTCGCGAGCATCGCGCTCACGAAGGAGACGCCGACGCTCGACGTCTTCCGCTTCACCGCCACCGCCGCGTTCCTGGCGCACGTCTGCGCGGGTATCCCCACGATCATCTGGTTCCGCCGCAAGTTCGTGATGGACCTGCTCGACGGCCTGGCGTACTCGCTCGCCACGGGGGCGGCGTTTGCGCTGCTTTGGCCGCAGTGAGGTCCATCCGGGATTATCGTGGGTCGGATTTCCCTCGGCTCGGGCTCTCCGAGAGGGGCTCACCGACCTGTTTTCCAAGGGCTTTTTGTCTCGCGTTCCCGCTTGAGCCCCGTCGTCGTCGCCCTCGCCTCGGCCGTCACCCCCAGCCGCGGTCGAGGCGCGGGCGATGGCGTCGGGGCGATCCCCCGTTCGTTGTTGTCCGCGTTGAGGTTCGAAAACTCCGCTTCTCCGACGACCTCCCCACGATAATCCCGGATGGACCCGCAGTGAGGGGTGCTGGATCCTGGGCAAATGAAAAAACGCCGGGGAGCTTTTCGGCCCCCCGGCGCTTGGATATCAAGATTCGCCGCTACCCGGTGTCAGCCGGGCTGCGGTGAGGACGCACCCATTCAGAACCGGCGGCGACGCAGCAGCGCCAGGGCAGCCAGGCCAACTATCACGGCGCTGGTCGGTTCGGGGATCGGGGTGAGATCCGTCACGACGAAGTTGTCGAACACGCCGAAGGTCAGTGTCGGGTCTTCGGAGACAGAGCTGAAGAGATCCGCGTACACGATCGCCGCCGAGCCGGTGGTGGCTAACGAGTTGCCGACGTTCGCGTCCAGCGTGCCGATGACCACCGAGTTGCCCGACGTGGCGCTGCTGATCGTGAACTGGGCGGTGCCAGCGACCGAATCGACGAGGGCCTCGATTGTCATCCACTGGAACCCGCCTGCCCCGTCTTGGATGAACGTCGGGTCGCCCTGGGCGACCGGAGGGGAAACGCCCGGGAAAGCCGCGATGAACAACGGGTCCGAGGCGTTGTTGGAAGCGAGACCGGGCCCGTATTGGCCCGAGGCGTAGAACTGCTCGCTATTGTTCTTGTAGAGTCGGTAGTCGCGGGATGAACCTCCCTCATTGGTGTACAGCAACGTGCCGCCCGAGCGACCCGCTGTCACACCATCGTGGCCCACTGCGAGTCCGGTGAACTCAGTCGAACCGGCGCCACCAGCAGGGAAGGGGCCGACGGTGTTGCCCCAAGCGTCAACCGTCACCTTGTACACGTCCGCCGTGATCGCCACATCGGTGAAGGCGGCGATCTCGTTCGCGGAGCCGGCGCTAAGGTTGGCTTCCAACTTCAAGCCGGTCGTGCCGCTGCCGCTGGGGGCGGACGGGATGCCGTCCGCGCTGTAGTCGTAACCGAATGTCGAGG
It encodes the following:
- a CDS encoding Nickel-containing superoxide dismutase: MIRPALTLNRLLVLAALAGAGSVQQADAHCQVPCGIYGDQRRFDSMLEDAETITKAIAQIGELAGTHDATGHNQLARWVTTKEQHATSIQETIAAYFLAQRIKADSANYVDQLKASHAITVAAMKAKQAADPATADALTKAIKAYYKVYTGKDYQAAHVH
- a CDS encoding Glycosyl transferases group 1 — translated: MRQLHVIDDLNYGGAQTQLRLLATAAVERGDPVAVASLKRPGAVGGALRAGGVEVEWLGRRLAFDPFALRRLVRTIRRRRPEALVGWGAAAAPFCRLAKRATGVRWLHHPWGQVSPHATLADDDLSRLPSAIDPAIRPADGSAKLAMRGWLRSGGVDVADDAPVLLTVARLDRPRAVNELAWAADVVRVVCPGLRMLVVGDGPALVACQRFASQATEPGLVTWLGGQADLKPFYAAADVVWVGAGRGVAPTPALEAMAAGKPLVMAAAAGREALFDTPSLDAGLLPGWSDRAAWARVTRRLLEERSWAEEIGAANDSRVTAGHSCDEAYAALTECLAVAS